The genome window TAGAAGTACTAGAATCTGGTAAAGGAACGACTACTCTAGATCAGCGCAAGAGATTTGCTGCTACTTGTTTTAATATTTCTTCTCATTATGACAGTGCGATTTACAACTACTTTGCTGGTAATTCTGAAGAAAAAGCCCTTAAAATAAGCGAGCAAAAGGTAATGCCTCTGCGTTACGGAGAAAATCCACATCAACGAGGATGGTTCTATGGTGACTTTGACGAAATGTTTATTAAGCATCATGGCAAAGCACTATCGTACAACAACTTGCTCGATGTAGATGCAGCTGTTAATTTGATGAGTGAGTTTGTAAATGACGCTCCAACATTTGGTGTCTTCAAACACAATAATGCTTGTGGTGTGGCACAAAGAGAGACGATTCATCAAGCTTATGTTGATGCACTTGCTGGCGATCCAGTTTCTGCTTTTGGAGGTGTTTTGATTTCCAATGTAGAAATTGATGCTGCAACGGCTCAAGAGATTCATAAATTATTCTGTGAAGTGGTGATTGCTCCATCTTTTGCCAGCGATGCATTAGAAATTCTAAAAGGGAAAAAAAATAGAATTATGTTAGAGCTTGTTGAAGGAGCGCTTTCGCGAAAGCGAGACACCAACAAACTGGAAGTGCGTGCTTCTTTAAATGGATACTTAGTTCAAGACCCTAATCTAAAAACAGATCAGAAAGAAGACTTAAACACCGCGACAAAATTAGCTCCAACTGCAGCACAAATCGAAGATTTATTATTTGCTTCTAAGTTGTGTAAGCACACTAAATCAAACACAAT of Nonlabens sp. Ci31 contains these proteins:
- the purH gene encoding bifunctional phosphoribosylaminoimidazolecarboxamide formyltransferase/IMP cyclohydrolase: MSNITAKSALISVFSKEGLAPIVHKMNDLGITIYSTGGTEKFITDLGIDVVPVEEVTSYPSILGGRVKTLHPKVFGGILNRRDHKGDEAQLEEFNIPQIDMVIVDLYPFEKTVTSGATEQDIIEKIDIGGISLIRAGAKNYKDTLCVGTVADYSNLLEVLESGKGTTTLDQRKRFAATCFNISSHYDSAIYNYFAGNSEEKALKISEQKVMPLRYGENPHQRGWFYGDFDEMFIKHHGKALSYNNLLDVDAAVNLMSEFVNDAPTFGVFKHNNACGVAQRETIHQAYVDALAGDPVSAFGGVLISNVEIDAATAQEIHKLFCEVVIAPSFASDALEILKGKKNRIMLELVEGALSRKRDTNKLEVRASLNGYLVQDPNLKTDQKEDLNTATKLAPTAAQIEDLLFASKLCKHTKSNTIVIAKNKQLCASGTGQTSRVDALNQAIHKAQSFKFDLKGAVMASDAFFPFPDCVEIADHAGITAVIQPGGSIKDELSIDYCNKNNIAMVFTGTRHFKH